The following is a genomic window from Strongyloides ratti genome assembly S_ratti_ED321, chromosome : 1.
AAAACCACCTGTATACTTTGGTTTATATGCCCAATTACTtggaaattttatttatatgaatCTTGAATGGTTTCCTGTTGGGGCAAAATATGGTATGATTGTAGCTAGACTTTTTACAGGTATTGGTTCAGCAACTATAACACTTTTTAAAGCATACGGTGCATCAGGATCAAGTATTAAGGATAGATCTATAGCAATTGCTTATATAACAAGTGGTGTAGCAATTGGATTAGCTATTGGACCagtatttaatttattatttacaccAATTGGCTATCCTGGTTTTACTTTTTTaggaataaaatttaatatgtaTACATTACCAGCTATAGGTTCTGTTATTACAAATGCtattagtattattattatgaaatatctttttattgaACATTATGCTGGTGTTGCTAATAAAGATGGAAAAGAATCagaaaattatcaaattattccaaaatatgataaaattgctgtttttgttatttttgcCACGAGATTTTGtcaattttttgtttttacaaATCTTGAAGCATTAAATTCTCCTATTTCTTTAATGATTTTTGGATGGACTAAAAAACAATCAATCACAATATTATCTATTTCTCAAGGATTTCTTGGTCTTAGTGCTTttatagtatattttatttatataatttttaaacttgatagatttattaaatacaGGCTTAATTGTATTGGAGGTATTTTATGtctattaatatttcatataataactttttcatATCCATTTTTACCAAAAGTTATTACTTATCATTCTctaaatattacaaataatgaTACAGAAGTAATTGGTTGTGATATTGATATGTATCCATGGTGTGAATACATTACAAAAATGAATCCTTGGATTTATcttatttcattttcaataattgtTGGGATGGGATTTccaataattaatattgcTATGAATACactattttcaaaaatattaggACCTAGAAGGCAAGGAACACAGCAAGGATTTATGCAAATGTTTGGTGGTTGTGGTCAATTAATTGGACCTATAGTAACAAGTACcatatatacaaattttgGTCCACGTTACGTTTGGATAacagaaataatatttattacattaacaatatcattatggttaatttttttcaaaagaatGGTACCATTAAAATTTGGAAATAATAAAGTCTctgatattaataaaaaaaatagttgtaAAATAAcgaaaaaagatattatgtaaaataaaattatttagttaATATGAATTTTGTAGAATATTTtgacattttatataaaaaatactatacATTATAGCGCTATctcttttttaaaacaatcaaaataacttttaaataaattttttttatcaaacatataaaacagttatatgataaatgatggattaatttaaaaaaattttttcttttatttttgataacaataaaattattttttaattgtatataaataaaaaaaaaacacaaaAAATGTAAGATAAttgatatttgatttttcattatatacaatcattattaataattttagtattttAGTAAACAAAATTAAGTTTGAGTAAGAACAATtgtcattttaaattatttgataaataattttaatttcaagaggaaaataaaattttctgtacattaaaatttaaaagtacaaATTTCTAACTTTAatactttataattattttagcttagaaaaaacattattgaatatcttttaagtacattttcattttagttaaaatatattaatttactagaatattattaacatttttttttttgataaaataaagtttctaaaaatttataattttaagaagACAAGGTAATTGtttggtaaaaatttttttacttaaatagtttaaaaataaaattattaataagttaaatttaagaaatattttatttttttatttttttataaaatgtttatctAGAAAATTAAGTTTgtcaaattaatttttatataagttatgacaatttaaaaaagaagagGAGATAATACTATATAGTATCAGTTATTcaattcaaaaataaattaatcttatattaaataaagcaaaaaaaaatttgtatttagttatataatctttttttaataagttgaaaattaaaatattatatgataaaatattttaatcatgcaaagtatttttataataaaaaaatttgacaatagaatataatttaaactaaaatgtatatattagtaaatgtttttttttaataaaattataaacttttgATTCTTTAAAGCATATAAAAAGTGTTAagtaacattttaaaaatttttgtttatttatatttatgatattttttttataaaagtttaacaaaaaaatcatatttttaaatattatatagaaaaatatagtCCAGTTGGTTAtcttttttgattatatcaatactttcatttttttttatacaatacaATATTCTATATTCTTCAGTTTTATGTAGCTATTTCtgacaattaaataatttttattttattttactatattttaattattttgttagattgataataatgttacaaaaatatttcttgattatatttttagagtATATTCTATAAGTAATGTATTTTTTCACTTGTTTTTGGATATTGAAGTAATAGAATACGTAtaattaaatacattttatatataatattaatcttACAAATAATtggtaatattatttatctaaattattaatattttctatttaataaaagttattggattttaatattaaacatatttattgGTATTGATTAATTAGCTTATTCAGTTTCTAACTTATATGTTTCATccaaaaagaataaattaatagctatagaatttgttaaaaaagttttagtaTAGGAACACCAAGTTGTtctgtttttaatttattttttttacatcaatagaatatttagaattataaatatttttcattatttttaacaacatttttacctgaataacattatattgaagttattaataaagataataaaagtataaaaattatcaaaatatactTAATTTTGATAAGATATCTAcagttataataaatttaacaacattttgacaaattctaattttatcaagtcttgaatcattaatatcactatttatattaatgatatttggtatgaaaaaattggaattatttaatattttttcagtATTCTATTGAATACttgcatttaaaaaatttatagtatattttatatatttatatttcaaaatttaaaatttatattactatAATTATAACTAGACTTtcattgttttatttattaatttattctaattcatttttactaCCTCTACTtgtatacaaattttttgaaaattaaaaatacaatacttttttaatgaaattaaattaattagattttatataaaaaatgtttaattgtGTAACTATATACTTTCAACAATAATTTATCTgtatttttctttctttgttagtatatcttttttatcaattaatatttcaatgaatttattttttttacaagtTATTAGTTCAAAAATATGAGGTACATAACAAAGTTTGATGGAACTTTTTACTGATTCAGGTAAAATAATAGAACAATTTGTTTTtacataattataaatttatcattattcaAAAGTAGCTTGAATAAACattattagttttatttttataatattattattataaattttttttaaaaaagaatgataccctttaaatatgaaaatattaaataaataattgttacatattcttttttaataaaaatataactaaaataatacggtaaaaataaatattattaaaatttaaaaaaatattgacaGTAATAAAGAATACCAAGGACATTTATGtacaattacaaaaaaagGGCTGGGTTCAATATTTCTATGAAAgtaattacaaaatattttacaaaaatttataaaatattttttactaatttttagtataactttttttttagaaattttaaaaatttaaatattttaatgatattttaaataaaaaatatagtttttattaaaatcataCAAAAACTTCTTTTgtaataaagttaaatttaaatatttttttttactataatgttattatattcaaaaaaatactttaattaAAGAATACGTGAAAATTCTTATTGCACCTCCAAATATACTAAATGTTATTtccttttaaatatataatatgtaaTAAACATCAAactttcaattaattttctgatatttataattgtaaaatattaaaaatattttcagtattattaaaatacttaATTTCTCCTAgtagaaatattaaactaagaaaaaaagacaaaataattaaatttatgttctaatatttaaaattttctaatagattttgtaaaaaaaatgatttaataggataaaattatgttaaagAAATTACTAGAAAACAAGAAATTAGAGGCAATCATAAGTTTCTatgttttgaaaaatttccataaaattataaaaatattttaaaaaagttaatccATGTAAATCAAATaagaattaataatatttagaaaatcaTATATATGATGAAGAATATTGTAAACACAATTTAAACAAAgtgattaatatttaaagaaaaatacaATAACATAAATATCAACGTAAGATATGAAAACTAGGtatatgaaatataaataacatcttagataaaaacaaaaattaaatggtTTGTCAAAATTAGAtgtttcatattttttttatttgctcattaataatataattttatctaaataaaaaaaaaagaaatgttattttattaaaaaaaaattaatatgtaaaaattttaaaataattttaaataaaaaaaaaaaataaacaaagtTATTAACGAAATGCCTGATGAGATTTCTTATGACTGTCAAGGAGAGTATCATTAACACATTTGTATGAACAGCTATCACATTTTTTAGGCTCTTTTAAATTTGAGGATTgtgtttcatttttttgtgTATTACTTTCAACCTTGTTACtagaatcattttttttatccatattagttaacataattatataataaaaatatagtatattattaataaaaaaaatattaataataaatgaatataataatatatttaaaagataaaaagtaGAAGATGTAATATAAAGTCGCCTTAAACAAACAGTAACTCTAAACCCTTTTTCTGGCGACCTTCCTGAGCATAGTCCACCTTTTGCTTGTATACATCACATAtacttaataattattaatcattCAATCTTCCCGGTTAAACTTGACGTAGGGGTTTCAAGGAATCATATATGATGTgtataactttattaatacaacaatctttaatataaatagtaatgtttcaaaaaaaaaaacccgACACTCACATAGTTGTCTTTACCTTTTTGACTTGAAACGACACATTTTTAACCAAATCTTTACTAtctaacttttaaattttgtttataatatattactatacttgctacattttttaaaataaaatttatgtataaataagtatatatatatatataaattttaacttttccCTAAAACTAAATTTCggagatattttaaaaatgatcaATTATACTACAAATgatagattatttttattaaaatataaatattttaaatggtaGAATAATATGATAACCCATTTTCAATGACTGTTTGTACAGATGTATCTATTCTAGCTTCAGCACCTGGTGATAATTTTCTCGTTATtccattaatattattattaaaatttgattgtacaaatttattttcttcaaacttttttttaatattattttttgtctGATAATCAGTATTATTAACAATACCAGTATTTTGAggtaaaagtttattattattatcaataatttggttacatttttttcctttttttgttaatctCATTAATAATGTTGGTGATATTGTTTTTCCTTGTCGTGATGCATGTAATTGTTCTAAATCAATTGTTCCAGTACGAAATATAACATCATTATAATTATGACAAGCCATTAAATGTCTTTTCATATTTCCTTTATAAACTGTTAAAAATGAACAAAGATTACACATAAATGGATCATCAAAGCTTGGTGTTTGTTTATTgttatttgatatattatgACATTCTATAGATTTTGTTGTACTTAAATCgtcataattattatttatcattattgtattattatcatattcttctttattttctttacttTTTCTACAACgttttttcttatcattttttaaacattgaTTTATATGTCTTCTAATATTTCCTTTGTAATGTGAAATAAATCTATCACAGTATGGGCAAACAGGACTGATACCATCATTAGAGTAATCagttatcaaaatatttttattaccatTTTGTGATAATTGATCTAAATAATTTCTACCTATAATTTCTCTACATTTCTCATTTCTTCCAATATGCCCTGTTAAACTTCTTTTAGAAGGATATTCTCCAAGACATGCTACACAACGTACTGGTCCAATTTCAGCATCATCAAtagaataataatttgaatCATTATCACATTTATTACTAATATGACGAAGAAGTGCCATTTTTTTGAAAGCTTCTGAGAATGCTGCTTGTGAGGATCTTATTGAACGAGATGGTTTACGAGAtggtttattattttgtttactACATATCGAACCAACAGAATTAATAGAACTAATTGATGTTACTGAATTTcgataattattatcatcaatACTTTTTGAATGTCCATTAATTTctaatgtattattattttcaatactaatatttctatgataataattttgatttatttcattaaaattattatcaccattatataatgattgatttttatttattggtaCAAAAGATAAATTGTATTGTTGATtcctattaaaataaaaataataaaaaaatttttttaatgaaattattgaTACCTACCAATCACCTTCTGAAATTCCTAAGTTAGTACTATTAGtattgtttaaattattattattattactttcaTTTCTAAATAGGTAATTTTGACAAAATTCACCACCATTTCCATCAAAATAAAACCCGTTTTCATTGTTGGAAATTTGGCTTGTATTTAAAGCTATTGAGTCTTGATTagttgtaaaattattatatgttgaattataataattaaaattttgattacCGGTAGTAGTATCAATAAATGATTGTGAATGATTAGGtagaatattaatattattaattatactttCATTAGATGATATAGTAtgtttatcttttaatgGAAAACAATCATTATTAGTTATAAAAGCAGATGAGGGCACTGGTATTATATAACCAGAATTATTGGTAATATTTGATGTTCCATTAACTCCAGAAATTTCACCAGCTTGTGTATTGAAACCATTCTCCAATATATATTGGTTTTCTTGAATGACACTATCAGTAGTTCGAGCTAGTAATTGTcttaacattatatatttttttcttctatatTTCTCCTCAAACCAACAAATGAAGAATGATTATGTAAactataaaaagaaataaaaattacatatatacatggactaattaattaatttactaATGAACAAATCAAACTTCTAGTGTCTAAACAAATTACATAACCCAGCAAAGGCATATATTTTGTGATAATACTTTTTGTAGTTGGTCCTTGACCTTTTATTTTACAGTTTGTTTAGAAAAGGTTGGTAAAAATGAGAACATAaaactataatattatattatacatatataattgtaataattttaagagtgttaaaaatttttaccataaattgtaaactttttttcataatgattattttaaaataaagaaaaagagGAGTGGAGGAACgttataattgtaaaaataatttaaaacatcccatttatacttttaattattgataaaaaaaaatttttaactttcaAAGAATGTTTCAAATAACttactaaatatatttttatatattttattttaaaaatgttaaaaaaaatttttttttcatgaaatgttaatataatattttagattCTTTGAATAGTAGATAtcttgtttttaaattaagaaataactaacaattaattaattttgcttgttaattatagtaaattaaaattcttATAATCAATAtgtaaatgttaaaaaaaaagaaatagtttctattaaaaaaatttattttctttataaaaacaataatattttaataaaaaaaaatgtaaatattaataatagaaaaaaaaattattaaaaaatttgcataaaaataaaatgttgtttcatatttaaaaagctTAAGAAAAAATAGCATTGATTAAagaacataaaaaaataaaaattattacaaaattaacataaatataaataatttaaaaaaaacaacttaaaaaattttaaattttattattattaatgaatattatctaaaaattatattaaaacaagtatctaaaatatattctttgatatattaaaaaaattcaattattGAAATCTTCATACAtcatgtattatttttattaaataacaaaatagaaaaatattttattaatattaaaaacaaaaatattctttatattaaaaaatagtgccattttttgaaaaatcaaCCCTGATATGTAGaattaaatttgtattaccttttatttatttttaatttttttaaagggttttttaagttatcaaacaaagtttttaaaaaaaaaattttttttttaaatttattaaattttataagatataaatcattttttttaattgatgtAATAAACTAATTctaaatatgtttaaaaacaaaactCCAATGTTTTATCGGTTCGGGATTTTCTCAGTGACAAAACACACAACACAAAAACCTTTTAGATTATGTTTgcatctatttttatttacaaatatcCATACTAACATtaaagaaacattttttttcctaaatatatttcattatcagattataaaaaattatttttataataataatttatttttgttattatatatttttctttgtcaaaaatatttatattttttagttataaataaatattatatcttttcttcatgaatattttaatatcttttgatttttaaatcttaaattttaatattcaaaaaatttatatgtttataaaacAGCGTGGttattaatttcaaaattttattaatataaaagttattatttttaaagcaatgtatcatttttcaatatttttctttttttttagcattatttgtaatattttttgtgaGAATTATATATCACAAatgtaaaacttttatatacttttgtTTTCTAcatatgaattaaaaaaaaagattttttaaaaacttttctaaggaatttttttaaatattattagattaataattgataaatatttaaaaaatttcttaaatcattatttatatcaattttcattttgttttatagataaattgtataaagtagaaataatttttttatcttatattcctatttatttttagtataaaaaacatattttgcataattattttaactttagtCTATACTTTAtaagtaatatttatttaaaatatcttagtTACATAATTAgcttaatactttttataaaaatattatgattaaaattatatttttttctttttttttttgacgtCCGTCgtatgtttataaaatgtactcttattataagttatattgttattttatttttattattatattatacatatttatttgtataatttttaataatattctcCAATGTCATAAGAATAagacaaatatttataagaaagatattttgtaatattttataattaactaacattttttataattaaaattatttaaatttttttgttatcttaaatagttttttttgtcaattatattaatctcatatttttaaatataatttatgtataatatataataatgtttttataaaaatttttttagaaaattgtgccctcattaaattaaaagaattttttattaaaaagaattgtgtaaatactttattgttgtatatattatatatgtatatataatatatatatgaatatatatatatgtttacatatataaattatctatttacaaattaattaagtattaaattttatcacatATTTGGGTATAATGGATGAACAATCATTTGATGATCAAAATGGAAAATTTGCTCTTACCTTTAGTTCTATTTACAAAACACCACTACTACGTGAATAtgttcaaaatttaaaaagtaaaaaagcTAGAAGATTAAGTGATATATCAGCTGATGTACTAGGAAAACGTTTTACATTTGATGatttaaatgaattatatAGATATCATCTTAGAACATCAACTTCTGAAATGAAAGAAATTTGGGGTGAACCTAAAGAAGGTATGTTACCGGATGACTTTGTTAAAGTCATAATGCCATATACATTTCCTAAAGATATTGGTGAAATTTATCATTGGACAGTATTAAATAATGGTTCaccaacaaatttttatgaaggattatcattatttgaaGGTAATGCTGTTACAAGTGTTATTCAAGTTGGTTTTACATTAACAGCACATGTTATTGATAGATTTtcacaaaatatttattgtgaTAGTATTGTACCAattgataaagaaatttttaaaaatgttgcaagagtatttatttcatttgaaAGACAATTTATATCTCGTGCTGATTGTACCTGTACAGAAGGACCAAAAAAAGGTAGATGGTGTAGTCATATTGTAGCAGCAACTATTATGAGAATTGTAAAACCATATAGtgttaaaattgatataccaattatttatcaattacaAAACAAAAATCTTGATGAagctaaaaatatttgtatgcATATTATACCAAATCTTACACCAGAAAAAATGCAtgatctttttaatatattagaaaatattgatTGTAGTAAaccaaataatatattatctcAAGGTTTCATTGATGTAACAACAGGTATGGGACATGGAacaatattaacaaaattaagatttatatttcaaaCAATTACACCAATAATTTTGTCATATGATgatatacatttaaatttaaatgttgttGATTATGAATCATTGGCAATGCC
Proteins encoded in this region:
- a CDS encoding Major facilitator superfamily and Major facilitator superfamily domain, general substrate transporter and Major facilitator superfamily domain-containing protein, which translates into the protein MVFVKKLSSLLNNKVDDNETNWLSIYIASVLAFSASVQCSLYFSSMWPFMTVLDSNASSTFFGYAIASYSVGNIILSPLFGWWSNKTGTIKPPVYFGLYAQLLGNFIYMNLEWFPVGAKYGMIVARLFTGIGSATITLFKAYGASGSSIKDRSIAIAYITSGVAIGLAIGPVFNLLFTPIGYPGFTFLGIKFNMYTLPAIGSVITNAISIIIMKYLFIEHYAGVANKDGKESENYQIIPKYDKIAVFVIFATRFCQFFVFTNLEALNSPISLMIFGWTKKQSITILSISQGFLGLSAFIVYFIYIIFKLDRFIKYRLNCIGGILCLLIFHIITFSYPFLPKVITYHSLNITNNDTEVIGCDIDMYPWCEYITKMNPWIYLISFSIIVGMGFPIINIAMNTLFSKILGPRRQGTQQGFMQMFGGCGQLIGPIVTSTIYTNFGPRYVWITEIIFITLTISLWLIFFKRMVPLKFGNNKVSDINKKNSCKITKKDIM